The segment CATCCAAGGTCTCAGCTTTTCCTCCTTTTCACCAGGAAGATATCCTAAGTCTTTCCCCATTGGTACAATCGGTCTTGCGACAAGCAGTTTTTTATAATCCCCATAATCCTCTGTTTGCATAAGCCCTGATGCTAATGCGAGCAATGTTTTTCCTGTCCCTGCTTTACCTATTAATGTAACTAAAGGTAAATCTCTTTTCAGCAGCAATTCAATTGCCATTGTCTGCTGAACATTTCTAGGACGAATCCCCCAAATATGTTCATGGTCAAAGATAAGCTTCTTCACATGCTTTCGCGATGCATCCACCATTGCCAATGCCGAGGAGGAGGATCCAAGCACGTCCTTAAGAAGGATGAATTGATTCGGGTAAAAGGCTCCCGTATTATACCCTGCCCCCAATTCAGATATGAGCAGCTGGCCTTTTTCGTAAAACTTATTTAATATATCTAAGGTTACTTGTACATCTGTAAAACCTGTATAAAGGTGATCATTCTCTACCACCCGGTCGCTCAAAAAATCTTCTGATACAAGCCCGATTGCATCTGCCTTTACGCGAACAAGTGTATCCTTGCTGACAAGTATGACAGTTCGTCCATCCGCTTTTTTCTCTTCCTCAAGAGACAAATTTTTAGCAACAGCTAAAATTCGATTATCATTTGTTTTCTCCACG is part of the Niallia taxi genome and harbors:
- a CDS encoding PhoH family protein, which encodes MSKIYVLDTNVLLQDPYSIFSFEDNDVVIPAVVLEEVDSKKRYMDEIGRNARQISRLIDNLRESGKLHEKIPLENGGTLRIELNHRSFHQLQEIFVEKTNDNRILAVAKNLSLEEEKKADGRTVILVSKDTLVRVKADAIGLVSEDFLSDRVVENDHLYTGFTDVQVTLDILNKFYEKGQLLISELGAGYNTGAFYPNQFILLKDVLGSSSSALAMVDASRKHVKKLIFDHEHIWGIRPRNVQQTMAIELLLKRDLPLVTLIGKAGTGKTLLALASGLMQTEDYGDYKKLLVARPIVPMGKDLGYLPGEKEEKLRPWMQPIFDNLEYLFNTKKPGELEAILAGMGSIEVEALTYIRGRSIPDQFIIIDEAQNLSKHEVKTILTRVGEGSKIVLMGDPEQIDHPYLDAFNNGLTYVVERFKDQQIAGHVKLVKGERSGLAQLAADLL